Genomic segment of Ictalurus furcatus strain D&B chromosome 9, Billie_1.0, whole genome shotgun sequence:
ttttcttttccctctcaTTTAAATGTATAGTTTTCGTTTGAACTATATATAGTCTAACACTACTCTAAAGCATACGCTGATTACGCAATACCAACAAAGCAGGAGATTTTCTTTAAAGgaagtaatacaaaaaaaaaaacaaggacaaAGAGCAGACACCTGACCTGTAACACTTACAGAATAAAGCAGTCTTGTGATCAAACAGCGTGGAGGAAATAAAAAGGTAAAGATTGTGTTTGcgcaaagaaacaaacaaaaaaaaacccaatggaACCCATGAATTCAGTCTGAAGCCTCGGAGGATGTCGAAGGTAATTTCTCTCGGAGGATGTCGATGGTAATTTCTCTCGGAGGAGGACACAGAATGAAGGCGGCCCATGAAGAGGCTTCAGAGTGTCGCAGAGGGCCggtgtatgtatgtctgtgtgtgtagctcAGCTGTTCTGGACCTGAGGTTGATTGGCTTTGAGGCTGCGCAGGGCGCGCCGTGCCGCTGCTGATTTAGCGATGCGATAGCTCCGTCCAACTCCTTTAAACTTTCCTTTTCCCACCACCTCCACAGTCACGCGAACCTTCCCATCATACGTCCTCTCAGCCGGACTGccagagaaacacacacgcagGCTTAAATCAACTATTGCCTCTAGCCTTAACACCCTATACACAACCTACCCCCTACCCACCCCAACAACCTACACTCTACCCCCTAACCATCCAACAACCTACACCCTACCCCCTAACCATCCAACAACCTACACCCTAACCATCCAACACTCTACCCCCTAACCACCCTAACAACCTACCCCTACCCACCCCAACAACCTACACTCCACCCCCTAACCATCCAACAACCTACACTCTATCCCCTAACCATCCAACACTCTACCCCCTAACCATCCAACACTCTACCCCCTAACCATCCAACACTCTACCCCCTAACCATCCAACAACCTACACCCTACCCCCTAACCACCCCAACAACCTACACCCTACCCCCAACAACAACCTACACTCTATCCCCTATCCATCCAACACTCTACCCCCTAACCATCCAACAACCTACACTCCACCCCCTAACCATCCAACAACCTACACTCTACCCCCTAACCATCCAACACTCTACCCCCTAACCATCCAACAACCTACACCCTACCCCCCAACCACCCCAACAACCTACACCCTACCCCCCTAACACTCTACCCCCTAACCATCCAACACTCTACCCCCTAACCATCCAACAACCTACACCCTACCCCCTAACCACCCCAACAACCTACACCCTACCCCCAACAACAACCTACACTCTATCCCCTATCCATCCAACACTCTACCCCCTAACCATCCAACAACCTACACTCTATCCCCTAACCATCCAACACTCTACCCCCTAACCATCCAACACTCTACCCCCTAACCATCCAACAACCTACACCCTACCCCCCAACCACCCCAACAACCTACACCCTACCCCCCTCAACAACCTACACTCTATCCCCTATCCATCCAACACTCTACCCCCTAACCATCCAACAACCTACACCCTACCACTAACCTTAACACCCTTTACACACATTACCCCCTACCCATCCCAACAACCTACACTCTACACCTAACCTCATTCTATAACTAAAACAAACACCCTATATAAAACCACAAAGCTTAATAACCTACAACCTAACTTCAACATCCTGCACATAACCACGACCCTCAACACCTTATTCATAACTCCTTATAGACAACACTGGTCAATACACAAGCCTCTAACCTTCACACCCCAGACTCACCCCGTCCCCACCTGATGCGTTTAGCATCAGAAAGTAAAGACAAAAGGGTCGAGCACACCGTCACAAACACATTCCACACATTTCAATACTTTTATTACTTCAGTAGGCAACGATTTTTAGAACCGAACTTGTTCATAACCAAGACGTGCGTACGTACGTACAGAGCACTAAAGAGCCACACCTGAATTTGGCGGTCTCGGGTTCCATCTCCAGCAGCTCTCGCACGGGCGACCGAGGGACGTTGGCGGAGAATTTCTCTGCAAAACAAACCCGACCTTTCAATAGGACATCTCATCATACGTACAAATCAGTGCATTCGAAAGATAACCATGTTTAAGGCCCTCGCCACACGAGCTGACGGACAATCAAGCTATACAACATGCAGACGTGATTCGACGACTGTACGCGTCTCGTCCTTACCTATCAGTGGCCTCATCATTGGATAATACACTTGCCAAACGGTCTCGAGTGACATCTTGCTATCCATGTAAATTGCCCCGGCTAGTGATTCGAAGATGTCCCCCATTGCTTTGGGGACCTCAAtatcctcctctttctcttcgTCTTCTTCGGATCGACGCAGCTGAAAGGGAGAAAAGTGATTGcggggtgggttttttttcccctctttcgtGGCAGCGTTTTCTCACAGGAGCAGAACTGCATTCCCGTACGGCAGACTCGTTTTAAATTAACCGAATGCTGCAAATAGATGAAAACGTTATATGCAGTGAAAACAGCTCGGATAGTGTAGAATATGGAgcggtgttttttttcttccttctgttCTTTCCCATATCTTCCACCCAATAAATAAGCACTCGGGTTCAGAATTGGTCATACATCACGGGCCAAAACATGATCTGTCCTCAATTACGTTTAACGTCGGACTTAACAAAAGCCCCGTCTGTCGTGCTCCGGAGTCTACTGGAGACGATGCTACTCGGCTGTGTAATTAAGGGTAACGTTACAACCGTTTAATGAATTTGCTTCTCCTCATACAGCATCCAAAGTTGTCCCTGAGGCATAAAAATGCCTTCCAGCAAAACAAGGTTATGGTCAGGGCCAAAATAaccatttcaaaatgaaattcAATCCAAGTGcaccccccaaacccccccccaatcctagtgaaagaaatgaaagaaaaacaaataaatatagagaACAGATTCACACTGCCGATGTTGGCATGACATTTCCGAGGGCTCTCGAAGGAACGTATTTATCAACAGCTGCTGCACTCAAAACAATGTACACACTGTGTGCTGCGAGGGAAACACACTCTGGAGTACTACATAACTACAGAAAggtctctcagatccttacgcgcGCTCgttttttctgcttccaacacgtcgaCTTCGAGAACCGACTGTCCGCTCGCTGCCTAACGCGTCCCCGCACCTGGACAGGCGCCATCGTAACGAGATAATCGGATGTCATTCGCGTCACCCGTCAGCGGTTTTAacattatggctgatcggtgtacagccccaattccaaaaaagttgggacgctgtgcgcaagatgtaaataaaaacagaacgcgaTATGCAAGACATattcttccatccagattccatacAAGCTTTaattctgagagactccgcctctctaagatactctctttaaacccaatcatcttactgacctgctgccaattaacctaattttTTGTGGAATGTTCTTGAAGCCACTGACCTCAGAGTCCATGCCTTGCATCTCGTTCTTCTCCAGCTGAAATTGCACAAAATCGTCGATGACGTGGAACAGCTCGGGCGAGACGGCTTTGAAGTACTTGTGGTAGTCGTATTTGACGGCGAGCGACGCGAAGATGGTGTTGTTGACGAGCGCGGAGCGCAGGTCGGTCAGGACGCCGGGAGAGTGCTGCCGCGGGTCTTCGTAAAGGTGCTTCGTTATGAGGTAGTCTAAAATCGCGTCGCCCAGGAACTCCAGCCGCTGGTAACAATCTGCACTCGCATAGAGGAGACACAGGAGTAAATCGCAACGCAACAACGAATTCGTACGACCTGACGAATGAGGTCAcattcaattttttatttatttatttatttattttttacatagaGAGCTATTTATTTCCCTGGacgtatcacaatatgaaataaatatgtacGCTATGCGTGTTTTATCCTGCGTTTTTCAGACACTCGACCTGTGATGGTGTTGTAATGGTACGAGGCGTGTGTGAAGGCCTGCAGGAGGTAGGCCTTGTTTTTGAACACGTAGTTGATTTTCTTCTCGAAGTTTTCAAAACCTGAGATCAAGTGGTCGAGAGTGCGCTGGGCGTCTGGGTGCTCGAACATGCAACGTGCTGGGATCTGTAGCCAGCCGTACTCGTCTTCTGAGTGGCTTTctccgccgccgccgccgccgccgccttCATTCTTCGTCTCGATCCTCTTCTTCACGGGCAGCACCTTGAGGCCGAGCGAGCAGAGGAACATCTGGGCGGCTCTCTCCCCGCAGCTGGTCAGGTAGCAGCCGAGCAGGGCCTCCACGCAGTCGGCGATGCTCTTGTCGGCGATGCACTGCTCCGTATGGAGGTCGTACGAGATGCACTGCTTGGCTGTTTGAGCTCCGCAGCTCTCCTCGGCCGGGTTCCAGAAACCCACGACGAACTCGTCCTCTTCGGCCGCCTTGCTCGGGTCCAGGTAGCACATGGCGTCCCAGGAACTGTAGTCGAAGTCGTCGTGGCCGCCGTCCGACGCGCACGTCGCCTTCTTGGGCGCTTTCCAATCGCCGCTGGGCTCAAAAGGGAAGTCGCCGAGGGGGAACTTCTTCCCGAAGGCGCCGGAGCCGATCAGCATGGTGTCGATGAACTTGATGTGCTCGTGGTAGTACTCCAAGTCGTCCTCGACGTTCACCTCGTCCTTGGGCTCCTTCCACATCAGGTCCTCGTCGTAGTCCGCgtcgtcctcgtcctcgtcaAAGTCGTCCTTGGTGGCCTTTCCGTTGGCCAGGTCTTCCTTCGCCTAAAAAAGAAGGAtttgtggaaaaacaaacaaagcgtTAAAAAGGGAGTAATTTCTGGAAGAAAAGCGGTTGAGTGGAATATCCCTTTTCAACAGGCCAACGACTCTGAAAAACCCGGCACTCGTTCACAGCAACAACATTCGCAGAGAGGGATTTGCGACGATTACGGTTAGTGTTTCGGTTAAAGACGCTGTATTAAATAAACCCAGGAGGATTTTATATGTACAGGCAGAGCCTGGCTGTACCACGCCATGAGTCATCGGCTCGAACGCCATCCAATAGCTGACACGCATCCTGAATATCATCTTTACAGCGTTAGTACACCATAAAGTTGACCATGTGGGAAAGATTCTGatgaatattcattaaaaacGTTAACAGCCCTGACAtctaatattgtaataatatgGAGAGAGCTGACGCTGAGAATGAGTCAGCTTCAGACGAAACCGGCGTAATCTCAGCCGACACACGAGCAGCCTAAACCGCACCGAGcgacccaacacacacacgccggCTCCAAAACGCCCACTCGAAAAGCGTGGGCGAACGTTTGACGTTTTCCTACCGATTTCTGATTGAtgcgttttttttccttccttttcacttttttttttgggaaggCACTCTGATTAATAACacatgtttcacacacacaaaactcaaCTAGAACATGTAATACGTGCTTGAAACCAACTGATTCGATCATGTTCTTCTAAAACATCAATAAATCGTTTCATTCCGAAtcttcccctttttttttttttttataaatctaaCCATGTTATAGTAGTACTTACGCGGAAATTTATCGACCCGCTCATGCGGCAGACCTTTAACTGGCTCTAATAAAGACACGTGTTAAACTGCGTGTTAAATGTCTCACTCACTCCGGTCAGCCTGATCTACAACACAGGgaggaaataaaaatttttttaaaaaaattctgtccTCGAAGCATGCCAGAAAGGATGAATGCGCCCCCTGGCGGCAGACAGAGAAAGTCCCGCTCCCAAATAAAGGCCTAAATGTTCTTAATAGCCCGCGGCGGACAAAGCGGCTGGGTAATCGTGCGTGAAGATGCATGTTGATACTGAGTTAAGTGAAGCGTGCAGAGCAAAACAAACCGGCGCGAGCTGTGGGAGACCGACCTCATCCGAGTCCCACTTGTCGGTGGTGCTCTTGTCCTGGTTCACCACGTAGCCTGGGGGAAGCCAGTTGACCGGCGGATCGAAGATGGAGACCACCATCCGACTGGGCAGACCTTTCTTCTTCCCCAGGCGGTACAGGTTACAGTTACTGACCTagagaaaaaaattacaatgtacacacacacacacaaagtcaaaagtttacatacacaaaagttgtttttttttctccacattttagaataataataataataataataaagtcatcaaaactctggaataacacaaatggaactattggaattatgtcgtgataaaaaaatccaaaataaatcaaaataattgagtattttagcatcttcaaagtagacacccttttcgcctagaatttcagaaatgtattcttggcatgtatattatatatatatgtatgtatgagaaTGACACAGTGGAAATATTGTTTGGATTGTTTTTCCATTCTGTGTTTATAAGTCGGCACTTTCCAGTTTCCTAAATACATGCTCAGATGTCTAATGCAATTTAGACTCACTTTAGCACTCcgtgtaattaaattaaaaaacgcGCTGTTacttaagaaaaagaaagaaagaaaaagagagagagagagagagagagagagagagagagagagagagagagagctgaactGATGAAACTCCTCCGAGTTTGATTAATCATGACCGGTGTGCGACTTCTTACCTTCTTGCTCCTCATGTAGGAGAGCCGTCCCTCGTGGGCGTCAGGATAAGTGCAGAACAGGTAGGTGGTGATGGCGTGTTTGAGGAAAGAGTCACCCAGCATCTCCAAACGCTCCAGATTAAACCCGTCGCTGGCGTTCGAGAGGGTCAGGGCCTGCAGGATGAGACCCGGGTTCGGGCCCAGAGCTTTTACACAGTCCCCGGGTAGCGCGACGGTCTCGAGTGCTGACGTCGACGACGCAGTTGACGAAGGTGCTTCGGTGCTGGTTGGCGTTCCACAAGCGAGCCGACGCTCTGAGGTAGGTTTCTTCACACGTCCGTCGTGGAAATCGGATTTCTCGTCCGGGTTACATTCATGGCCGTCCTGGCGCTCGCCACTCGGAACTGAGGTAGTGGTTTGTGTCGATACGTCGCTTGCTAGCTGGCAGTTTAGAAAAACATCATGGCCGTCGCTGAGGTTCATGGAGCGTTCGCACACGCTCCTGTGTTCTTCTGTTAGCTGGACTCTGTGTGCACACATCTCTAGCTTTACATCTGGCGTGTCGCAGTTCTCCTGCGAGACAGAGCCCTCCTCTCTGGGCTCCGACGAGCCGATGCTGAGGTCCTCCTGGGCAGTGCGATCTGGGGCTGCTGAGCTAGCAGCGTGCTTACAGTGATCGTCGTCgtctacatcatcatcatcgtcgtcgtccTCTGTGCAGGTGCTGGGACAGGAAATAAATGACTTGCTGTCGATGGATTTCTTCCATCCAAAGTCTAGATTGGAATACCTGCGGAAATCCATGAGATTTACTTAAACGTGAATAACAGCATGAGCGAAATCGCTAAAAGgttttgtaaatgtacatttttagcCCTGAAAACGTTTACACACGATCAAATCTCCGACACAAAGGAAGTCGAACTGACTGGATTACTTCCTGTAATGTTTACGTACCACATCGGCTCAGTTTCCCTACACAAATACGGTGTATCAGAGACCACGACACTGTGGATCATCGTTATCTCTGAGCTCTACAGGCGACGGACTGACCTGAAGCCGGGCGGCAGGCTCCGAGCCCCTACTCCGGCGTCGACGGCCGTCTGAGCCCGAAGTTCCTCGGCTGTCAGGAGGCAGTGCAGCCTGTAGAGGATGCTGGGAAGGCACACGGCTTTTCTCCACAGAGAAGCAGGGATGGGGTGAATGGCGCACAGTTCGGGAACTAAAATCTGAAAAGATGACGGGTCAAAGTCTTTCTATATTCTTTATGAACAGAACACCAGGGTGTATATAAATTAAGCAGGAAACCATCAGCGCCAGCTCGATAAGACTGAAAACCTGTTCGGAATGAATACCTGTTTGTTTTGCAGGCTCTCCCACTTGGCCTTCCTCTTCTCTGCGCTGCTGAGAGGGAGCGCTTTGCCTTTTTGATTCAGGTGCCGAGGGGTTAAAAGGTTCAGtctgagaaacaaacaaacaaacaaaaaaaagtgtgcactTCTTTAAATGGGAGTTCCCTAATGCAAAGAGAGGAATTCCGGAGGTTTCCCCCCACCCCTGGGTTCGAAGTCCCACCTGGAGGATGTGTGGTCCACATCTAAAAGGGGCTGGTTGACGTTGGACAGGTCCAGGTTGTACTTGGTTTTGTAGTACTCGGCGAATGTCTCGTACTCCGGCGAGGGGAATTTACTGAGAGGCGTGAGGTCGGTGTAGACGTCGGCGACGTAGAAGCGATGCGGCTGGTCGAAATTACGATACCTgagagagaataataataataataaaaaaaaaataattctatagaaaacattttaaaacagcagTTTAAGGTGAACAGTATGAACATTTTTaagtgaagtaggtgtggcctttgtgcctgtcagtctcagtgaaggaggcgtgactTGTCCTCCATGCATATAGGTTTCAGtggagtgggtgtggcctgtgtgtctgctAGTCTCAGACAAAGACGTGTGCCCCCGCACTTCTCAGCACTAATATCGGGAGTATTTAGAgtgagtttttttccccccttcacaATACTGTCTTACATTTTTACTGCCATAATAAATTGCTAGATGCATTAAAGGTATCTTTCATACGTCAAATCACTGATTACATATCGAAAGGCTTCGTCACAAAGGATTAACTTTTTCCATCCCACCTTGGAATGATGACAGCGTCCTGGTAGTCCTCCAGTCGGAAAGTAAACGGGTTCTGCTTCGTGTACTGAGTATTCGGAATGCCGATCCGCGCTTCGGATTTCTCAATATCCTCCATGAACTTGAAGTCCATATCCAAAGTACTGGAATCCCCGACTGGAAAACAAAAGGTTTAGATTCagaccaaaataaatcaataaatccatGATTCATAACCACTGTCTTATGGAATGGTGTGGACAGGAAGCGCACTCACCCACGTCGAGAGGTAGGACGCAGTAGGCCGAGTCGGCCTCGGTGGGCCTGAACTCCAGCGCGGGTTTCTCCAGGCGGAGGATGTGAGAGAAGATGTACTGGTGCAGGCGAGTGATGAGCTCCAGCTGGGACGAGCTCAGAGTGAAGCCCGACTTCAGCAGCTCTATGGAGATGGTCACTTCACCGGAGCGGGTATACACGGGGAAATGAGGAATCTGGAATGcaccataaataaatagatagattttttgaagtgttaaaatacagaaaaggtCCTAGCTAGAGAACCATTTTACTAAGTTCACTTAGGTTCAACATCTGCATCAGTGTATCGCTGTCGTTTTCTTAAGACATTTTATTCTCGTTTAAATCCCCAAAACTCCAATGAAGGCGGatcttacttttttaaaataaaataataatgataataaaaggAGAAGTGCACGTACATGAGGAATGGGTTTAGCCGTGAGAATGCCAAAGCATCTGGCGGTGTCCTCGGGAGGGTACAGCTTTCTCCGGCGGAAATTGAGTTCGTCTGGAAGGGGTGTGGTCAGAACCATCCCGATCACGTAGAGATAGTAAGACTGCTCCGGTACGGGGTAACTGCCTCGCAGGCATTCTGGGATCTGAGTGCACAAAAGACACACACGCAAATGTAAATATTcagatataataaatataatttttttttttttaaacatgtttccGAGGCTAAGTTTTTCGTTCCAGAGTAGCCCTAACTCAAACTGCTCTCGTCCTGGAGGGCTGATTCTGATTTACTTTTACACTGATTTACTGATACGTTTTTTTGGTGCGCTCACGGCTTTGGGGTAGCACTGTCTCCTCTTCGTGGAGCCTGGCCTGCCTGGAACGTTGGTTTCCTCTTCGTCATGCAAGTCCAGCTCCTCTTCATATTTCACAGTCTCTTTTCCCACCGGCATTAAGTGATCGTCCAGCTCACctgaagacagacagaggatTAGCAAGCAAAGGTTCTCGCTCACCTGCTCCAGGAagacagtggggggaaaaaaaaaatgcgcgTACCTATTTTGTGAAGTTTCTCACAACACATAAGTGCGACAGCTTTCTCAGCAAGCCTCGCGCAGGGCATCGGGGGTCCCTGCAACGCCACGTAAATCATGAGCACGAAGCTTTTCGTTAAAccattacataaaataaaaggtgCTAAATAACTAAATGC
This window contains:
- the dicer1 gene encoding endoribonuclease Dicer isoform X1: MAGLQLVTPASSPMGPFFGLPWQQEAIHDNIYTPRKYQVELLEAALEHNTIVCLNTGSGKTFIAVLLIKELSHQIRQEDGRRTVFLVNTSSSVVQQASTVRTHSDLRVGEYIESSKSWTEDTWNEEIKENQVLVMTCNIFLHMLRFGVLPLSQINLVIFDECHLAITDHPYRDIMKKCEESTGSPRILGLTASILNGKCDPSDLEEKIQNLEKILKSNAETATDLVVLDRYATQPREVVLDCGPYQDNSGLSERLRNELDDALRFLNDYNFSAHREDRDPTYIPKQVLSDCRAVLTVLGPWCADKAAGIMVRELQKYIKHEQAEPNRKFLLFADTVLRKLHALCEERFSPASLDLKFVTPKVIKLLEILHEYKPYERQQFESVEWYNNRNQDNYVSWSDSEDEDDDEEVEAKEKAEANFPSPFTNILCGIVFVERRYTAVVLNRLIKEAGKQDPELAYISSNFITGHSIGKNQPRNKQMEVEFRKQEEVLRKFRAHETNLLIATSIVEEGVDIPKCNLVVRFDLPTEYRSYVQSKGRARAPVSNYIMLADSERTKAFEEDLKTYKAIEKILRNKCSKSAERNECEAESVLDDDDDDVLPPYSLRSDDGGPRVTVNTAIGHVNRYCARLPSDPFTHLAPKCKTAELKTGVYQSTLFLPINSPLREPITGPPMPCARLAEKAVALMCCEKLHKIGELDDHLMPVGKETVKYEEELDLHDEEETNVPGRPGSTKRRQCYPKAIPECLRGSYPVPEQSYYLYVIGMVLTTPLPDELNFRRRKLYPPEDTARCFGILTAKPIPHIPHFPVYTRSGEVTISIELLKSGFTLSSSQLELITRLHQYIFSHILRLEKPALEFRPTEADSAYCVLPLDVVGDSSTLDMDFKFMEDIEKSEARIGIPNTQYTKQNPFTFRLEDYQDAVIIPRYRNFDQPHRFYVADVYTDLTPLSKFPSPEYETFAEYYKTKYNLDLSNVNQPLLDVDHTSSRLNLLTPRHLNQKGKALPLSSAEKRKAKWESLQNKQILVPELCAIHPIPASLWRKAVCLPSILYRLHCLLTAEELRAQTAVDAGVGARSLPPGFRYSNLDFGWKKSIDSKSFISCPSTCTEDDDDDDDVDDDDHCKHAASSAAPDRTAQEDLSIGSSEPREEGSVSQENCDTPDVKLEMCAHRVQLTEEHRSVCERSMNLSDGHDVFLNCQLASDVSTQTTTSVPSGERQDGHECNPDEKSDFHDGRVKKPTSERRLACGTPTSTEAPSSTASSTSALETVALPGDCVKALGPNPGLILQALTLSNASDGFNLERLEMLGDSFLKHAITTYLFCTYPDAHEGRLSYMRSKKVSNCNLYRLGKKKGLPSRMVVSIFDPPVNWLPPGYVVNQDKSTTDKWDSDEVGLPQLAPAKEDLANGKATKDDFDEDEDDADYDEDLMWKEPKDEVNVEDDLEYYHEHIKFIDTMLIGSGAFGKKFPLGDFPFEPSGDWKAPKKATCASDGGHDDFDYSSWDAMCYLDPSKAAEEDEFVVGFWNPAEESCGAQTAKQCISYDLHTEQCIADKSIADCVEALLGCYLTSCGERAAQMFLCSLGLKVLPVKKRIETKNEGGGGGGGGESHSEDEYGWLQIPARCMFEHPDAQRTLDHLISGFENFEKKINYVFKNKAYLLQAFTHASYHYNTITDCYQRLEFLGDAILDYLITKHLYEDPRQHSPGVLTDLRSALVNNTIFASLAVKYDYHKYFKAVSPELFHVIDDFVQFQLEKNEMQGMDSELRRSEEDEEKEEDIEVPKAMGDIFESLAGAIYMDSKMSLETVWQVYYPMMRPLIEKFSANVPRSPVRELLEMEPETAKFSPAERTYDGKVRVTVEVVGKGKFKGVGRSYRIAKSAAARRALRSLKANQPQVQNS
- the dicer1 gene encoding endoribonuclease Dicer isoform X2 — its product is MAGLQLVTPASSPMGPFFGLPWQQEAIHDNIYTPRKYQVELLEAALEHNTIVCLNTGSGKTFIAVLLIKELSHQIRQEDGRRTVFLVNTSSSVVQQASTVRTHSDLRVGEYIESSKSWTEDTWNEEIKENQVLVMTCNIFLHMLRFGVLPLSQINLVIFDECHLAITDHPYRDIMKKCEESTGSPRILGLTASILNGKCDPSDLEEKIQNLEKILKSNAETATDLVVLDRYATQPREVVLDCGPYQDNSGLSERLRNELDDALRFLNDYNFSAHREDRDPTYIPKQVLSDCRAVLTVLGPWCADKAAGIMVRELQKYIKHEQAEPNRKFLLFADTVLRKLHALCEERFSPASLDLKFVTPKVIKLLEILHEYKPYERQQFESVEWYNNRNQDNYVSWSDSEDEDDDEEVEAKEKAEANFPSPFTNILCGIVFVERRYTAVVLNRLIKEAGKQDPELAYISSNFITGHSIGKNQPRNKQMEVEFRKQEEVLRKFRAHETNLLIATSIVEEGVDIPKCNLVVRFDLPTEYRSYVQSKGRARAPVSNYIMLADSERTKAFEEDLKTYKAIEKILRNKCSKSAERNECEAESVLDDDDDDVLPPYSLRSDDGGPRVTVNTAIGHVNRYCARLPSDPFTHLAPKCKTAELKTGVYQSTLFLPINSPLREPITGPPMPCARLAEKAVALMCCEKLHKIGELDDHLMPVGKETVKYEEELDLHDEEETNVPGRPGSTKRRQCYPKAIPECLRGSYPVPEQSYYLYVIGMVLTTPLPDELNFRRRKLYPPEDTARCFGILTAKPIPHIPHFPVYTRSGEVTISIELLKSGFTLSSSQLELITRLHQYIFSHILRLEKPALEFRPTEADSAYCVLPLDVVGDSSTLDMDFKFMEDIEKSEARIGIPNTQYTKQNPFTFRLEDYQDAVIIPRYRNFDQPHRFYVADVYTDLTPLSKFPSPEYETFAEYYKTKYNLDLSNVNQPLLDVDHTSSRLNLLTPRHLNQKGKALPLSSAEKRKAKWESLQNKQILVPELCAIHPIPASLWRKAVCLPSILYRLHCLLTAEELRAQTAVDAGVGARSLPPGFRYSNLDFGWKKSIDSKSFISCPSTCTEDDDDDDDVDDDDHCKHAASSAAPDRTAQEDLSIGSSEPREEGSVSQENCDTPDVKLEMCAHRVQLTEEHRSVCERSMNLSDGHDVFLNCQLASDVSTQTTTSVPSGERQDGHECNPDEKSDFHDGRVKKPTSERRLACGTPTSTEAPSSTASSTSALETVALPGDCVKALGPNPGLILQALTLSNASDGFNLERLEMLGDSFLKHAITTYLFCTYPDAHEGRLSYMRSKKVSNCNLYRLGKKKGLPSRMVVSIFDPPVNWLPPGYVVNQDKSTTDKWDSDEAKEDLANGKATKDDFDEDEDDADYDEDLMWKEPKDEVNVEDDLEYYHEHIKFIDTMLIGSGAFGKKFPLGDFPFEPSGDWKAPKKATCASDGGHDDFDYSSWDAMCYLDPSKAAEEDEFVVGFWNPAEESCGAQTAKQCISYDLHTEQCIADKSIADCVEALLGCYLTSCGERAAQMFLCSLGLKVLPVKKRIETKNEGGGGGGGGESHSEDEYGWLQIPARCMFEHPDAQRTLDHLISGFENFEKKINYVFKNKAYLLQAFTHASYHYNTITDCYQRLEFLGDAILDYLITKHLYEDPRQHSPGVLTDLRSALVNNTIFASLAVKYDYHKYFKAVSPELFHVIDDFVQFQLEKNEMQGMDSELRRSEEDEEKEEDIEVPKAMGDIFESLAGAIYMDSKMSLETVWQVYYPMMRPLIEKFSANVPRSPVRELLEMEPETAKFSPAERTYDGKVRVTVEVVGKGKFKGVGRSYRIAKSAAARRALRSLKANQPQVQNS